The proteins below come from a single Mesobacillus jeotgali genomic window:
- the glmM gene encoding phosphoglucosamine mutase: MGKYFGTDGVRGVANSELTPELAFMLGRFGGYVLTKEHDRPKVLIGRDTRISGHMLEGALVAGLLSIGAEVMRLGVISTPGVAYLTKALGAQAGVMISASHNPIADNGIKFFGPDGYKLSDDQENEIEQLMDMDKDELPRPVGANLGQVNDYFEGGQKYLQYLKQSVDEEFTGLHIALDCAHGATSSLATHLFADLDADTSTMGASPNGLNINDGVGSTHPEALAEFVKEKGADLGLAFDGDGDRLIAIDEKGNIVDGDQIMYICGKFMKERGQLKQGTVVSTVMSNLGFYKGLEENGVQSVQTAVGDRYVVEEMKKNGYNLGGEQSGHIIFLDYNTTGDGLLTGLQLANIMKATKKPLSELAGEMKKFPQVLVNIRVTDKHHVTDNEKVKEVIEQVEAEMNGNGRILVRPSGTEPLVRVMAEAATAELCEEYVRRIAVVVEEEMGLKE; the protein is encoded by the coding sequence ATGGGTAAATATTTCGGTACAGACGGAGTACGTGGTGTTGCGAACAGCGAATTAACGCCAGAATTAGCTTTCATGCTTGGACGCTTTGGAGGCTATGTCCTGACAAAGGAGCATGATCGTCCTAAGGTATTGATCGGAAGGGACACTCGTATTTCCGGACATATGCTTGAAGGTGCGCTGGTAGCCGGCCTATTATCAATCGGAGCAGAGGTCATGAGGCTCGGCGTTATCTCAACTCCAGGGGTGGCCTATTTAACGAAAGCTCTTGGCGCGCAGGCTGGCGTCATGATTTCTGCCTCTCACAATCCAATAGCTGATAATGGAATTAAATTCTTTGGGCCGGATGGATATAAGCTGTCTGATGATCAAGAGAATGAAATCGAACAATTGATGGATATGGACAAGGATGAGCTGCCTCGCCCAGTAGGTGCTAATCTTGGACAGGTAAATGATTACTTTGAAGGCGGACAAAAGTACCTTCAGTATCTAAAGCAATCTGTAGATGAAGAATTCACAGGTCTTCATATCGCGCTTGACTGCGCACATGGAGCAACTTCATCATTGGCTACGCATTTATTTGCTGACCTTGATGCTGATACTTCTACAATGGGTGCATCGCCTAACGGTTTGAACATTAATGATGGCGTCGGATCGACACATCCGGAAGCACTTGCTGAATTCGTAAAGGAAAAGGGAGCGGATTTAGGCCTTGCTTTTGACGGAGATGGCGACCGCCTGATTGCGATTGATGAAAAAGGAAACATCGTTGACGGCGACCAGATCATGTATATCTGCGGAAAATTCATGAAGGAACGCGGACAGCTGAAACAAGGTACTGTTGTATCAACTGTGATGAGCAATCTTGGTTTTTACAAAGGCCTTGAGGAAAATGGAGTTCAAAGTGTTCAAACAGCGGTTGGTGACCGTTATGTAGTGGAAGAAATGAAGAAGAACGGCTATAATCTCGGCGGCGAGCAATCCGGCCACATCATCTTCCTGGACTACAACACGACTGGTGATGGCCTGCTTACTGGCCTGCAGCTTGCCAATATCATGAAAGCTACGAAAAAGCCGCTTTCAGAGCTGGCAGGGGAAATGAAGAAATTCCCTCAGGTTCTCGTGAATATCAGAGTGACGGATAAGCACCACGTAACAGATAACGAGAAGGTAAAAGAAGTAATCGAACAGGTTGAAGCAGAAATGAACGGCAACGGCCGTATCCTTGTTCGTCCTTCAGGAACAGAGCCTTTGGTACGTGTCATGGCAGAAGCAGCAACAGCAGAGCTTTGCGAAGAATATGTAAGACGAATTGCTGTCGTGGTTGAAGAAGAAATGGGATTAAAAGAATAA
- the glmS gene encoding glutamine--fructose-6-phosphate transaminase (isomerizing) yields the protein MCGIVGYIGSNDSKEILLKGLEKLEYRGYDSAGIAVMNEKGVHVFKEKGRIADLRNAVDNDVMANAGIGHTRWATHGPPSKVNAHPHQSTTGRLTLVHNGVIENYDLLKREYLQNVELKSETDTEIIVQLIELFVKEGLSLEEAFRKTLTLLHGSYALALIDEQNEDTIFVAKNKSPLLVGLGDGFNVVASDAMAMIQVTNQYVELMDKEMVIVTKDEVTIKNLEGEVVSRAPYTAELDASDIEKGTYPHYMLKEIDEQPLVMRKIIQNYQDGEGALEIDSDIVAAMKEADRIYIIAAGTSYHAGLVGKQFIEKLAKIPVEVHISSEFGYNMPLLSEKPLFIFISQSGETADSRQVLVQVKEMGYKALTITNVPGSTLSREADYTLLLHAGPEIAVASTKAYTAQLAVLSILAEVTARGMGHEVDFDLVQELGIVATAMEALCDDKEEFESIAHEYLTVTRNAFFIGRGIDFYVGLEGALKLKEISYIQAEGFAGGELKHGTIALIEEGTPVIALATQEFVNLSIRGNVKEVVARGANPCIISMNGLETDEDRFVIPEVHSLLTPLISVIPLQLISYYAALHRDCDVDKPRNLAKSVTVE from the coding sequence ATGTGTGGAATCGTTGGATATATCGGAAGTAATGACTCGAAAGAGATTTTATTAAAAGGTCTGGAAAAGCTTGAGTATAGAGGGTATGACTCTGCGGGGATCGCAGTCATGAACGAAAAAGGAGTTCACGTTTTTAAGGAAAAAGGACGCATCGCGGACCTTCGCAATGCAGTGGACAATGATGTAATGGCCAACGCTGGAATCGGCCATACTCGTTGGGCAACTCACGGTCCTCCAAGCAAGGTGAACGCTCACCCTCACCAGAGCACAACTGGCAGACTGACTCTTGTCCACAATGGTGTCATCGAGAACTATGATCTATTGAAGCGCGAGTATTTGCAGAATGTCGAATTGAAAAGTGAAACAGACACTGAAATTATCGTCCAGTTAATCGAACTGTTCGTAAAAGAAGGTCTGAGCCTGGAAGAAGCCTTCCGTAAGACGCTTACACTTTTACATGGTTCATATGCACTTGCCCTTATAGATGAGCAAAACGAAGACACGATTTTTGTGGCAAAAAACAAGAGCCCGCTTCTAGTCGGCCTTGGCGATGGCTTCAATGTTGTTGCCAGTGATGCAATGGCAATGATTCAGGTAACAAACCAATACGTTGAACTGATGGACAAGGAAATGGTCATTGTCACGAAAGACGAAGTGACAATCAAGAACCTTGAGGGAGAAGTGGTTTCACGCGCTCCTTACACTGCAGAACTTGATGCAAGCGATATTGAAAAGGGAACATACCCGCACTACATGCTCAAGGAAATCGACGAGCAGCCGCTTGTGATGCGTAAAATCATCCAGAACTACCAGGATGGCGAAGGCGCGCTTGAAATCGACTCTGACATCGTCGCTGCGATGAAGGAAGCAGATCGCATCTATATTATCGCTGCTGGTACTTCTTATCATGCAGGTCTTGTCGGCAAGCAGTTCATCGAGAAATTGGCGAAGATTCCTGTTGAAGTTCATATCTCAAGTGAATTCGGCTACAATATGCCACTTCTATCTGAAAAGCCATTGTTCATCTTCATTTCACAGAGCGGAGAAACTGCGGACAGCCGCCAGGTTCTTGTTCAAGTGAAGGAAATGGGCTACAAGGCTTTGACGATTACGAACGTACCAGGTTCAACACTTTCCCGTGAAGCAGATTACACTCTTCTTCTTCATGCTGGTCCGGAAATCGCGGTAGCTTCAACAAAAGCATACACAGCACAGCTTGCTGTCCTGTCAATTTTGGCTGAAGTGACAGCTCGCGGTATGGGCCATGAAGTTGACTTCGACCTTGTACAGGAGCTGGGAATCGTGGCAACAGCGATGGAAGCTCTTTGCGATGACAAAGAAGAATTCGAAAGCATTGCACACGAATACCTGACTGTTACAAGAAACGCATTCTTCATCGGACGCGGAATTGACTTCTACGTGGGACTTGAAGGCGCGTTGAAACTGAAGGAAATCTCGTACATCCAGGCGGAAGGCTTTGCTGGCGGAGAATTGAAGCATGGAACAATTGCTTTGATCGAAGAAGGCACACCAGTCATCGCCCTTGCAACACAAGAATTTGTTAACCTGAGCATCCGTGGAAACGTCAAAGAAGTCGTTGCCCGCGGAGCAAACCCGTGCATCATCTCCATGAACGGACTGGAAACAGACGAAGACCGCTTCGTCATCCCAGAAGTGCACAGCCTATTAACACCTCTTATCTCAGTAATCCCGCTGCAGTTGATCTCATACTACGCAGCGCTGCACCGCGACTGTGACGTCGATAAGCCACGTAATCTGGCTAAATCAGTTACGGTTGAATAA
- a CDS encoding nuclease-related domain-containing protein — MILKYRYESDELKIMNLLEPRMIFTEKDKQRHYSLRKGYKGEVQYDIWMQSLEIQNLTLNDLLLEASSTTFQIDSSVITQNKILLFEVKDYEGDYYYEDERLKIINGEEIKDPLIQLKRSTSLFRQLLSSLGFHLEVESYVLFINPEFTLYQAPKNAPIILPSQLNRFMKKLNKRQSTLNNLHQKIADKLLELHTVDNPYKRVPKYEYEQLKKGIVCGECHSFVDVVVKRELVCSHCGSHEKIDTAVLRSVGELKLLLPDKKVTTSLVHEWCNGVVPLKSVRRILLSNLESLGERNTRYFL; from the coding sequence ATGATTCTAAAATACCGTTATGAATCAGATGAATTAAAAATTATGAATCTCCTGGAACCACGAATGATCTTCACGGAAAAAGACAAGCAGAGACACTATAGCCTGAGGAAAGGCTACAAAGGTGAAGTCCAATACGACATATGGATGCAAAGCCTTGAGATACAAAACCTGACGTTGAACGACCTCCTCCTCGAGGCAAGCAGCACCACGTTCCAGATTGATTCTAGTGTCATTACGCAGAATAAAATTCTACTATTCGAGGTAAAAGATTACGAAGGTGACTACTACTACGAAGACGAACGCCTCAAAATCATCAATGGCGAAGAAATTAAAGATCCCCTGATCCAGTTAAAGCGTAGTACCTCTCTCTTTCGCCAACTGCTATCCAGCCTCGGCTTTCACCTAGAGGTTGAATCCTATGTCTTATTCATCAACCCCGAGTTCACCCTGTATCAGGCCCCAAAGAATGCACCTATCATCTTACCCAGCCAGCTGAACCGCTTTATGAAAAAGTTGAATAAAAGACAATCCACTCTGAATAACCTTCATCAGAAGATTGCCGACAAGCTGCTTGAGTTGCATACAGTGGATAATCCCTATAAACGAGTACCGAAGTATGAGTATGAACAGTTGAAAAAAGGTATTGTTTGTGGAGAGTGTCATTCGTTTGTGGACGTGGTTGTGAAAAGGGAGTTAGTGTGCAGTCACTGCGGCAGTCATGAAAAAATTGATACTGCAGTACTCCGGAGTGTAGGTGAACTCAAGCTCTTATTACCAGATAAAAAAGTGACCACATCTTTGGTTCATGAATGGTGTAATGGCGTAGTACCCTTAAAATCGGTTAGACGGATACTTCTTTCGAATTTGGAATCACTGGGCGAAAGAAATACACGGTATTTTCTTTAA
- a CDS encoding CocE/NonD family hydrolase: MRLFKVGLTFLIFFSLSQGLGSSQASASSNEWEETIYDRPEQHSNYTTEKDVFITMRDGVILAADVHLPDGQGPFPVILTQTPYNKNVRSTENLNEYFIKRGYAHVAVDVRGTGASQGAWDSFGEAEQRDGKELVEWAASQPWSNGKVGLYGSSYRAINQLLTAAQQPEGLEAIFPIVPMGDMYRDILMSGGMVNTGFIPLWLGLVTGSGLLPPTYTLSEPIMGTTVLLNHTGQLLGFPVSTLSSAITGGDFAYDGPAAQLRSPLAVADQIEVPAFFTGGLHDLFQRGTPLLYEKLKANGVQTKLLMGNWTHGNYGSGLPADNVPALDQLALRWFDQYLMGINTNINKIPDVTQFVLGENHFEVQPGWPHKNVNAEKFYLRSGKQLTKETPSSLEPSSTMLQQPLNGICSGSTNQWMAGIPDALPCTKDNRLTEMGELTYTTAPVNTDLRVSGPIAAKIFAKTTARELVLSVRVTDVAPDGSSREITAGWLAASHRAVDESKSRFLDGENIQPWHPFTRAAIQEVKPYEVMELDVEIFPSNFVIKEGHRLRVAIGPSDFPHSMSPAPQLLNQLGGIATILNNSKYPSSIVLPVVEE, from the coding sequence ATGAGATTATTTAAAGTCGGACTAACTTTCTTGATATTCTTCAGCCTGTCCCAGGGGCTGGGTTCTTCCCAGGCTTCTGCCTCAAGTAACGAATGGGAAGAGACGATTTACGACCGCCCGGAACAGCATTCAAACTACACCACGGAAAAAGATGTTTTCATCACAATGAGAGATGGCGTTATTCTAGCAGCAGATGTGCATCTCCCTGATGGCCAGGGACCGTTTCCTGTCATCCTGACACAAACTCCATATAACAAGAACGTACGAAGTACAGAAAACCTTAATGAGTATTTTATTAAGCGCGGCTATGCCCATGTTGCAGTCGATGTCCGCGGAACCGGTGCCTCACAGGGAGCATGGGATTCATTCGGTGAAGCCGAACAGCGCGATGGCAAGGAACTCGTCGAATGGGCAGCAAGCCAGCCGTGGAGCAATGGCAAGGTCGGTTTATACGGCTCCTCTTATCGTGCCATCAACCAGCTTTTAACGGCAGCCCAGCAGCCTGAAGGACTGGAAGCCATTTTCCCGATCGTGCCGATGGGTGACATGTACCGCGACATCCTTATGTCCGGGGGAATGGTGAACACAGGTTTCATCCCGCTTTGGCTCGGCCTTGTGACCGGCAGCGGCCTGCTCCCTCCTACCTACACTCTGTCAGAACCCATCATGGGCACGACCGTTTTGTTAAACCATACAGGACAACTGCTCGGCTTTCCAGTAAGCACCCTGAGCTCTGCGATTACAGGCGGCGACTTCGCATACGATGGGCCAGCCGCACAGCTGCGCTCTCCATTGGCGGTTGCCGATCAAATTGAAGTTCCCGCATTTTTCACCGGTGGACTTCATGACCTTTTCCAGCGCGGCACCCCGCTTCTTTATGAAAAATTAAAAGCGAATGGTGTGCAGACAAAGCTGCTTATGGGAAACTGGACGCACGGAAACTACGGGAGCGGCTTGCCGGCCGATAACGTCCCTGCTCTTGACCAGCTAGCGTTACGATGGTTTGACCAATATTTGATGGGAATCAACACGAACATCAATAAGATTCCTGATGTCACTCAGTTTGTATTGGGAGAGAATCATTTTGAGGTCCAGCCAGGCTGGCCGCATAAGAATGTGAACGCCGAGAAGTTTTACCTGCGCAGCGGCAAGCAGTTGACGAAGGAGACTCCCTCCTCTTTAGAGCCGTCGAGCACTATGCTCCAGCAGCCGCTGAACGGTATTTGTTCAGGCAGCACGAACCAGTGGATGGCCGGAATTCCGGATGCCCTGCCATGTACGAAAGATAACAGACTGACTGAAATGGGTGAGCTCACCTATACAACCGCACCAGTCAATACTGATCTTCGTGTATCCGGTCCAATTGCCGCTAAGATTTTTGCCAAAACAACGGCACGGGAACTAGTTCTATCAGTGCGTGTAACAGATGTTGCGCCTGATGGTTCTTCGCGCGAAATTACTGCAGGTTGGCTTGCCGCTTCGCACCGTGCAGTCGACGAAAGCAAGAGCCGCTTCCTCGATGGAGAGAACATACAGCCATGGCATCCATTTACAAGGGCAGCTATCCAGGAGGTCAAGCCATATGAAGTTATGGAGCTGGACGTCGAGATCTTCCCTAGCAACTTCGTCATCAAAGAAGGCCACAGACTCCGCGTCGCCATCGGGCCAAGCGACTTCCCGCACTCCATGTCGCCGGCACCGCAGCTGCTCAATCAGCTCGGCGGAATCGCGACGATTTTAAATAACTCAAAATATCCGTCATCGATTGTGCTGCCGGTTGTGGAGGAATGA
- a CDS encoding M14 family zinc carboxypeptidase: MTLKKKVLSVSLSSMMAFGAVTAVALPAGAVGNGPSAGNGSVQTSILHTYESLTEYLKTQDAKQEAMELEVIGQTVKGRDIHMAKYFSNPENPTILFLTQQHGNEQLTTEGALEFIKHLGTGKTSGVLDNVNILVIPMLNADGAMGDVDFSLEDYHADGDRHLTRYNANYVDLNREHAKQTSEMEPEARALHENVFAKYDIDYMIDLHHQGTLSETEGELVSGSILYPTNENVKPEVLEGSKKLGAVVYNALEDTGWGHIGKYRGGTGENIGRNGAAVRYDISTLLFEMRGMSDHFIESYALGQKSNGYLIKQTITTLDAAVRAIADDSIETMDTSFWDTLPEQTNRQSEEADE; encoded by the coding sequence ATGACTTTGAAGAAGAAGGTATTATCCGTATCTTTATCAAGCATGATGGCATTTGGCGCGGTGACGGCGGTTGCCCTGCCTGCAGGTGCAGTCGGGAATGGTCCGAGTGCCGGAAATGGCTCCGTACAAACATCGATTCTGCATACATATGAAAGCTTAACAGAATACCTAAAGACTCAAGATGCCAAACAGGAGGCAATGGAGCTCGAAGTGATTGGCCAGACAGTCAAGGGCCGCGATATTCACATGGCAAAATATTTTTCCAACCCAGAAAACCCAACGATCTTGTTCCTGACGCAGCAGCACGGCAATGAGCAGCTGACAACGGAAGGTGCACTTGAATTCATCAAACACTTAGGCACTGGTAAAACAAGCGGAGTTCTCGATAATGTCAACATTCTTGTTATTCCGATGCTGAATGCGGACGGAGCAATGGGTGATGTCGACTTCTCACTTGAGGATTATCATGCTGATGGCGACCGTCACCTTACCCGCTATAATGCAAATTATGTTGATTTAAATCGTGAACACGCAAAGCAAACTAGCGAGATGGAGCCAGAGGCCCGCGCGCTTCACGAGAATGTTTTTGCTAAATATGATATCGATTACATGATCGACCTTCATCACCAGGGCACGCTCAGTGAAACAGAAGGTGAACTTGTTTCTGGATCGATTCTTTATCCTACAAATGAAAATGTAAAGCCAGAGGTGCTCGAAGGCTCCAAGAAGCTTGGTGCAGTCGTTTACAATGCGCTTGAGGATACTGGCTGGGGCCATATCGGCAAATACCGCGGCGGTACTGGAGAAAACATTGGCCGTAACGGAGCGGCTGTCCGCTATGACATATCGACTCTTTTATTCGAAATGCGCGGAATGTCCGACCACTTTATCGAATCTTATGCACTTGGTCAGAAGAGCAACGGCTACCTGATCAAGCAGACCATCACCACTTTGGATGCGGCCGTCAGAGCCATTGCGGATGACTCTATTGAAACAATGGATACTAGCTTCTGGGATACGCTGCCTGAGCAGACGAACAGGCAGAGTGAAGAAGCGGACGAATAG
- a CDS encoding cold-shock protein, with the protein MENGKVKWFNAEKGFGFIEREGGEDVFVHFSAIQGEGFKTLEEGQEVSFDVEQGARGPQAANVTKL; encoded by the coding sequence ATGGAAAACGGTAAAGTAAAATGGTTTAACGCAGAAAAAGGTTTCGGATTCATCGAGCGCGAAGGTGGAGAAGACGTATTCGTACACTTCTCAGCTATCCAAGGCGAAGGCTTCAAGACTCTTGAAGAAGGCCAAGAAGTTTCTTTCGACGTTGAGCAAGGTGCTCGTGGACCACAAGCAGCTAACGTTACAAAACTATAA